A genome region from Acetonema longum DSM 6540 includes the following:
- the vorB gene encoding 3-methyl-2-oxobutanoate dehydrogenase subunit VorB, producing the protein MAKELYKGNEALAEAAVRAGCNIYAGYPITPQSEILEYMSWRMPEVGRVFVQSESEIAGISMVFGAAACGFRALTSTSGPGFSLKQEGISYIAACELPCVVVDVARYGAGLGDIWPAQGDYWQVTKGGGHGDYKVLAYAPATVQEMVDLTYTAFDKAEQYTNPVIILSDGIIGQMMETVELPPMKTHDSKQFSWAMTGNKTGQHKIIMNPWMYSKEYSDKGVPDGVPAYEKHLRDKYIAMFEQEQKWESIQAEDAEVVLVSYGISSRICKEAVSVARAQGIKLGLIRPISISPFPKKAFERLANVKGFIAVEMSCLGQLEDDVKLASKCKIPVYSYLSGIYVPETEQILSMVNDILSANGKEVG; encoded by the coding sequence ATGGCTAAGGAGTTATATAAGGGAAATGAAGCGCTGGCAGAAGCCGCCGTTAGAGCGGGCTGTAACATATATGCCGGATATCCCATCACGCCGCAAAGTGAAATATTAGAGTACATGTCCTGGAGAATGCCTGAAGTAGGCAGAGTTTTTGTTCAATCCGAGTCGGAAATTGCCGGCATATCAATGGTTTTTGGCGCGGCGGCATGCGGCTTCCGGGCGCTGACAAGCACATCAGGCCCAGGCTTTAGCTTGAAACAGGAAGGTATTTCCTATATTGCGGCCTGCGAATTGCCTTGTGTCGTTGTTGACGTAGCCAGATACGGCGCCGGATTGGGCGATATATGGCCGGCTCAAGGCGATTATTGGCAGGTTACCAAGGGCGGGGGACACGGAGATTATAAAGTGTTGGCATATGCTCCGGCCACGGTGCAGGAAATGGTTGACTTGACTTATACGGCTTTTGACAAGGCGGAACAATACACTAACCCGGTAATTATTTTATCGGATGGGATTATCGGTCAGATGATGGAAACTGTGGAATTGCCACCGATGAAAACGCATGATTCCAAGCAGTTTAGCTGGGCAATGACGGGAAATAAAACCGGCCAGCACAAGATTATCATGAATCCGTGGATGTATTCAAAAGAGTATAGTGACAAGGGCGTGCCGGACGGGGTGCCGGCTTATGAGAAACATTTAAGAGATAAATATATTGCCATGTTTGAGCAAGAGCAAAAATGGGAGTCGATCCAGGCCGAGGACGCCGAAGTTGTATTAGTAAGCTACGGAATCAGTTCTAGAATATGCAAAGAGGCTGTCAGCGTCGCCAGAGCGCAGGGAATTAAATTAGGCTTAATACGGCCTATAAGCATCAGCCCGTTTCCTAAAAAAGCATTTGAACGCCTGGCAAATGTAAAAGGGTTCATTGCTGTGGAGATGAGCTGTCTTGGCCAATTAGAAGACGACGTCAAATTGGCAAGTAAATGTAAAATCCCGGTATATTCGTATTTAAGCGGCATTTATGTTCCTGAGACGGAGCAAATATTGTCCATGGTCAACGATATTTTAAGCGCCAATGGCAAGGAGGTGGGCTAG
- a CDS encoding 2-oxoacid:acceptor oxidoreductase family protein, with translation MKTEIICAGFGGQGVLTTGLIIARNCAKSGKGVTWIPSYGPEMRGGTANCHIKISNEEIFSPYVKEADVVIALNEASVNTFEKKLKSNGFLFVNSSIVPADRVYRKDINVLLVPMTEMANEASNVKGSNLVMLGAFVKKTNIFDKEAFRNGIDDFFGSKGKINPANAVCFNLGWDYAQSC, from the coding sequence GTGAAAACAGAAATCATTTGCGCCGGATTTGGCGGACAGGGAGTTCTGACCACAGGGCTGATTATAGCCCGAAACTGCGCTAAGTCCGGAAAAGGCGTTACCTGGATACCTTCCTATGGGCCTGAAATGCGTGGCGGCACTGCGAATTGCCACATCAAGATCAGCAATGAGGAGATATTCAGCCCATATGTTAAAGAAGCTGATGTAGTGATTGCGCTGAATGAGGCTTCGGTCAACACATTTGAAAAAAAGCTTAAATCAAACGGCTTTTTATTCGTTAACAGTTCCATCGTTCCTGCAGATCGGGTATACCGCAAGGACATAAATGTTCTACTGGTTCCCATGACTGAAATGGCCAATGAAGCATCGAACGTCAAAGGCTCAAACCTTGTTATGCTAGGTGCGTTTGTGAAAAAAACGAATATTTTTGATAAAGAAGCATTTCGAAACGGTATAGATGATTTTTTTGGCAGCAAAGGAAAAATTAATCCGGCCAATGCCGTGTGTTTTAACTTAGGCTGGGATTATGCGCAGAGTTGCTAA
- a CDS encoding 4Fe-4S binding protein, with translation MSKAIVRPERCQGCRYCIKACPKGAISIVSELNKKGLQPVVIDQEKCIACGACYIVCPDYVFEIAE, from the coding sequence ATGTCTAAAGCAATTGTCAGACCCGAACGGTGTCAAGGATGCAGGTATTGCATTAAAGCATGTCCCAAGGGCGCCATTTCAATAGTAAGTGAATTGAATAAGAAAGGACTTCAGCCTGTTGTAATCGATCAGGAGAAATGTATTGCATGCGGAGCCTGCTATATCGTTTGCCCGGACTATGTTTTTGAAATTGCTGAATAG
- a CDS encoding thiamine pyrophosphate-dependent enzyme: MERRVPKTILQDSKYCPGCGHGVINRLVAEVLHEMNLEDKALCATAVGCACWVLEMIGVDQVQAQHGRAPAVATGMKRCCPDHAVFTYQGDGDASAIGLSETIWAARRNEKIVQIYVNNGVFGMTGGQMSPTTLLGQKTSTCTTGRDESMHGEPLNVLNMMKTLNIAYLARGATTNVPEIMKTKKYLQNAFEAQMKGEGFSFVEIVSPCPTNWNLSPLKSMDRIADTVLKVYPLGEYIKRGEKLQ, translated from the coding sequence TTGGAGAGGAGAGTGCCGAAAACGATTCTTCAGGACAGTAAATATTGTCCTGGCTGCGGGCACGGGGTTATAAACAGACTGGTAGCAGAAGTGCTGCACGAAATGAATTTGGAAGATAAGGCTTTGTGCGCTACGGCAGTGGGATGCGCCTGCTGGGTGCTGGAGATGATCGGCGTTGATCAAGTTCAGGCGCAGCACGGCAGAGCTCCGGCGGTTGCCACCGGAATGAAGCGATGCTGCCCCGACCATGCGGTGTTTACCTATCAAGGCGATGGCGACGCTTCCGCCATCGGCTTGTCGGAAACAATATGGGCGGCCAGGCGCAATGAAAAAATAGTGCAAATTTATGTGAATAACGGCGTCTTTGGCATGACAGGCGGTCAGATGTCGCCGACAACGCTGTTAGGCCAAAAAACTTCTACCTGCACAACCGGCCGGGATGAAAGCATGCACGGCGAACCTTTAAATGTCCTGAACATGATGAAGACGCTTAATATTGCATATCTGGCGCGAGGCGCAACCACTAATGTCCCGGAGATCATGAAAACTAAAAAATATCTGCAAAATGCTTTTGAAGCGCAGATGAAGGGGGAAGGCTTTTCTTTTGTGGAAATCGTATCTCCCTGCCCGACTAACTGGAATTTAAGCCCGCTTAAATCGATGGATAGAATTGCAGATACGGTCTTGAAAGTGTATCCATTAGGCGAATATATTAAGCGGGGTGAAAAATTACAGTGA